Proteins from a genomic interval of Homo sapiens chromosome 6 genomic scaffold, GRCh38.p14 alternate locus group ALT_REF_LOCI_2 HSCHR6_MHC_COX_CTG1:
- the OR2H2 gene encoding olfactory receptor 2H2 (The RefSeq protein has 1 substitution compared to this genomic sequence) has product MVNQSSTPGFLLLGFSEHPGLERTLFVVVLTSYLLTLVGNTLIILLSALDPKLHSPMYFFLSNLSFLDLCFTTSCVPQMLVNLWGPKKTISFLDCSVQIFIFLSLGTTECILLTVMAFDRYVAVCQPLHYATIIHPRLCWQLASVAWVIGLVESVVQTPSTLHLPFCPDRQVDDFVCEVPALIRLSCEDTSYNEIQVAVASVFILVVPLSLILVSYGAITWAVLRINSAKGRRKAFGTCSSHLTVVTLFYSSVIAVYLQPKNPYAQERGKFFGLFYAVGTPSLNPLIYTLRNKEVTRAFRRLLGKEMGLTQS; this is encoded by the coding sequence ATGGTTAACCAAAGCTCCACACCGGGCTTCCTCCTTCTGGGCTTCTCTGAACACCCAGGGCTGGAAAGGACTCTCTTCGTGGTTGTCTTCACTTCCTACCTCCTAACCCTAGTGGGCAACACACTCATCATCCTGCTGTCTGCGCTGGACCCCAAGCTCCACTCTCCAATGTACTTTTTCCTCTCCAACCTCTCCTTCTTGGACCTCTGTTTCACCACGAGTTGTGTTCCCCAAATGCTGGTCAACCTCTGGGGCCCAAAGAAGACCATCAGCTTCCTGGACTGCTCTGTCCAGATCTTCATCTTCCTGTCCCTGGGGACAACTGAGTGCATCCTCTTGACAGTGATGGCTTTTGATCGCTACGTGGCTGTCTGCCAGCCCCTCCACTATGCCACCATCATCCACCCCCGCCTGTGCTGGCAGCTGGCATCTGTGGCCTGGGTCATTGGGCTAGTGGAGTCAGTGGTCCAGACACCATCCACCCTGCACCTGCCCTTCTGCCCCGATCGGCAGGTGGATGATTTTGTCTGTGAGGTCCCAGCTCTAATTCGACTCTCCTGTGAAGACACCTCCTACAATGAGATCCAGGTGGCTGTTGCCAGTGTCTTCATCTTGGTTGTGCCTCTCAGCCTCATCCTTGTCTCTTACGGAGCCATTACCTGGGCAGTGCTGAGGATTAACTCTGCAAAAGGGCGGAGGAAAGCTTTTGGGACCTGCTCCTCCCATCTCACTGTGGTCACCCTCTTCTACAGCTCAGTCATTGCTGTCTACCTCCAGCCCAAAAATCCCTATGCCCAAGAGAGGGGCAAGTTCTTTGGTCTCTTCTATGCAGTGGGCACTCCTTCACTTAACCCTCTCATATACACCCTGAGGAACAAGGAGGTAACCAGGGCATTCAGGAGATTGCTGGGGAAGGAAATGGGGCTCACACAAAGCTGA